The Streptomyces luteogriseus genome includes a window with the following:
- a CDS encoding tetratricopeptide repeat protein: MRDSHRAEAERLLARAVEEEVRRSGGRSDGKVLLARARGGLDAMALSAAEEYEAYTRALDEASAGQLTFGQRYAREGAGTPLLVAGVAAVAAVVADMALGTGTGTALGAGVTVGVVGAAATVVKVVGSHVPAASRRAGAASQPGGPEQLRLQWLTALEVRGIRPFLDQQRVLAASTGPKKTAPRLRGADKSAAARGRNVLEQSFAQLPGPAEPFAGRRHELAQIRQWVQSARASTETQPTVVVLHGTPGSGRTTLAVHATHELKDYFRGACVVDLRADGPGESPLSTRDALLHLLNRLGAPREQLLFRERSSPDQQVKRLGELYHQHLTGLPVTVVLDDAADAEQIRALVPERSDSLVLVTARGPLELAGLPARVHQLAVAPLDAAGAEELLGAAAQDRSGPYDAESADRVRELCGGLPLALRIAGSCLGPRSPRALATDLEAYGPVEPVERALWLRYTDQPETVRRLLRRLALAGRASLGAAAAAALLATDEAEAKRHLEVLTRAGLIDHVRGDRYRLHDLVRSFAQARLLDEEDPAERTAAQERLIVNYAELADSVLRMVDGNMSTRTNRFSPYGFTSLDEALRWLDDESSFITAALRHAEGVDQAAVLNLLGALCDYCLLRGDLYRLGEISELAQAVDEGLLVRSVQWRTGIAARQLGELDKARTTLASVVDLYREAHHDAGAARALCSLGITLHHQGNLTEASAKLREALALQSSPELATDRAWTMHALAAVERDRARVAEALELLTESLVLHRAGESVHGQAWAHFQLGQLGLRMGDVPRAESELRAALELYGRTRDARGEAWALTQLARALLVAGDASPAVEELRGAAARHRDNEDARGEAWTLYYLGQALEETGDLDQAVRELERARTMFSRMRDVYGLACARHHSARVTRDQRAAQTGSLRNSGFARQLLVDARADFQRIGVAHGEAWTCLELVIVDAGNARTQQALALCDEAVELFASYGDRRGEDWARFLRCTLLPYAAPGGTEVGTAVAQEELARLSRASHGLRDRKLEDYLDAYQLLLERGVTLEAGWQAWRLGMVPNRHAREVMGVAVESKA, from the coding sequence ATGCGGGACAGTCATCGGGCGGAGGCCGAGCGGCTGTTGGCGCGGGCCGTCGAGGAGGAGGTGCGCCGCTCGGGCGGGCGCAGTGACGGGAAGGTGCTGCTCGCACGGGCGCGCGGAGGGCTCGACGCGATGGCGCTGAGCGCGGCCGAGGAGTACGAGGCCTACACGCGTGCCCTGGACGAGGCGTCCGCCGGGCAGCTGACCTTCGGGCAGCGGTACGCCCGTGAAGGCGCCGGGACGCCGCTGCTGGTGGCCGGCGTGGCGGCCGTCGCGGCCGTGGTCGCCGACATGGCGCTGGGCACGGGGACCGGGACCGCTCTCGGGGCGGGTGTGACGGTGGGGGTCGTGGGGGCCGCGGCGACGGTGGTGAAGGTGGTCGGGTCGCATGTGCCGGCCGCCAGCCGGCGCGCCGGGGCCGCGAGCCAGCCCGGCGGGCCCGAACAGCTGCGGCTCCAGTGGCTGACGGCACTGGAGGTGCGGGGCATCCGGCCGTTCCTGGACCAGCAGCGCGTCCTCGCGGCCTCGACCGGGCCGAAGAAGACGGCGCCGCGGCTGCGGGGCGCGGACAAGAGCGCGGCGGCGCGCGGGCGCAATGTGCTGGAGCAGTCCTTCGCGCAGCTCCCGGGGCCGGCGGAGCCGTTCGCCGGGCGGCGGCACGAGCTGGCGCAGATCCGGCAGTGGGTGCAGTCGGCCCGGGCGAGCACGGAGACGCAGCCGACCGTGGTCGTGCTGCACGGTACGCCCGGGAGCGGCCGTACGACGCTCGCGGTGCACGCCACGCACGAGCTGAAGGACTACTTCCGCGGTGCCTGCGTCGTCGACCTGCGCGCCGACGGGCCGGGCGAGTCGCCGCTGTCCACCCGCGACGCCCTGCTGCATCTGCTGAACCGGCTCGGCGCGCCCCGCGAGCAGTTGCTGTTCCGTGAGCGCTCCTCCCCCGACCAGCAGGTCAAGCGGCTGGGCGAGCTCTACCACCAGCATCTGACGGGCCTGCCGGTCACGGTCGTCCTCGACGACGCCGCGGACGCGGAGCAGATCCGCGCCCTGGTCCCGGAGCGGTCCGACAGCCTGGTGCTGGTGACCGCGCGGGGCCCGCTGGAGCTGGCGGGCCTGCCCGCGCGGGTGCATCAGCTGGCGGTCGCGCCGCTGGACGCCGCGGGTGCGGAGGAGCTGCTGGGCGCGGCCGCGCAGGATCGTTCCGGGCCGTACGATGCGGAGTCCGCGGACCGGGTCCGGGAGCTGTGCGGCGGGTTGCCGCTGGCGTTGCGCATCGCGGGTTCGTGCCTGGGCCCGCGCTCGCCTCGCGCGCTCGCCACCGACCTCGAGGCCTACGGCCCGGTCGAGCCGGTGGAGCGCGCCCTGTGGCTGCGCTACACCGACCAGCCCGAGACCGTACGCCGGCTGCTGCGCCGGCTCGCCCTGGCCGGGCGGGCCTCGCTGGGGGCCGCCGCGGCCGCCGCGCTGCTGGCCACGGACGAGGCGGAGGCCAAGCGCCATCTGGAGGTCCTGACCCGCGCCGGTCTGATCGACCACGTCCGGGGCGACCGCTACCGGCTGCACGACCTGGTCCGTTCCTTCGCCCAGGCCCGCCTCCTCGACGAGGAGGATCCCGCCGAGCGGACGGCGGCGCAGGAGCGGCTGATCGTGAACTACGCCGAGCTGGCGGACTCGGTGCTGCGGATGGTCGACGGCAACATGTCGACCCGCACCAACCGCTTCAGCCCGTACGGCTTCACCTCCCTCGACGAGGCGCTGCGCTGGCTGGACGACGAGTCGAGCTTCATCACGGCGGCGCTGCGGCACGCCGAGGGCGTGGACCAGGCGGCGGTGCTGAACCTGCTGGGCGCGCTGTGCGACTACTGCCTGCTGCGGGGCGACCTCTACCGCCTGGGCGAGATCAGTGAGCTGGCGCAGGCGGTGGACGAGGGCCTGCTGGTCCGCTCGGTGCAGTGGCGCACCGGTATCGCGGCCCGGCAGCTGGGCGAGCTGGACAAGGCCCGCACCACCCTGGCCTCGGTCGTCGACCTCTACCGGGAAGCCCACCACGACGCGGGTGCCGCCCGCGCCCTGTGCTCCCTCGGCATCACCCTGCACCACCAGGGCAATCTGACGGAGGCGTCGGCGAAGCTCCGCGAGGCCCTCGCCCTGCAGTCCTCGCCCGAGCTGGCGACGGACCGGGCGTGGACGATGCACGCTCTCGCGGCGGTGGAGCGGGACCGGGCCCGAGTGGCGGAGGCGCTGGAGCTGCTGACCGAGTCGCTGGTGCTGCACCGGGCGGGCGAGTCGGTGCACGGCCAGGCGTGGGCGCACTTCCAGCTCGGTCAGCTGGGCCTGCGCATGGGCGACGTGCCACGCGCCGAGTCGGAACTGCGGGCGGCCCTGGAGCTGTACGGGCGGACCCGTGACGCCCGGGGTGAGGCCTGGGCGCTGACGCAGCTGGCCCGGGCGCTGCTGGTCGCCGGGGACGCGTCTCCGGCGGTGGAGGAGCTGCGCGGGGCGGCCGCCCGGCACCGGGACAACGAGGACGCGCGCGGTGAGGCGTGGACGCTGTACTACCTGGGCCAGGCCCTGGAGGAGACGGGCGATCTCGATCAGGCCGTCCGCGAGCTGGAGCGTGCCCGCACGATGTTCTCCCGTATGCGGGACGTGTACGGTCTGGCCTGCGCCCGCCACCACTCGGCCCGCGTCACCCGCGACCAGCGGGCGGCCCAGACGGGCTCCCTGCGCAATTCCGGCTTCGCCCGGCAGCTGCTGGTCGACGCCCGGGCCGACTTCCAGCGCATCGGCGTGGCCCACGGCGAGGCCTGGACGTGCCTGGAACTGGTGATCGTGGACGCGGGCAACGCCCGCACCCAGCAGGCGCTGGCCCTGTGCGACGAGGCGGTGGAACTGTTCGCGTCCTACGGCGACCGCCGGGGCGAGGACTGGGCCCGCTTCCTGCGCTGCACGCTGCTGCCCTACGCGGCCCCGGGCGGCACGGAGGTGGGTACGGCGGTGGCGCAGGAGGAGCTGGCCCGGTTGTCCCGCGCGAGCCACGGGTTGCGCGACCGGAAGCTGGAGGACTACCTCGACGCGTACCAGCTGCTCCTGGAGCGGGGCGTGACCCTGGAGGCGGGCTGGCAGGCCTGGCGACTCGGCATGGTGCCGAACCGGCACGCCCGCGAGGTGATGGGCGTCGCGGTGGAGTCGAAGGCGTAG
- the mca gene encoding mycothiol conjugate amidase Mca, with protein sequence MTDQLRLMAVHAHPDDESSKGAATMAKYVSEGVDVLVVTCTGGERGSILNPKLQGDAYIEEHIHEVRKKEMDEAREILGVKQEWLGFVDSGLPEGDPLPPLPEGCFALEDVDHAAGELVRRIRAFRPQVITTYDENGGYPHPDHIMTHKISMVAFESAADTEKYPEAEYGPAYQPQKLYYNQGFNRPRTEALHQAMLDRGLESPYGDWLKRWEEFGMKQRTLTTHIPCAEFYEIRDKALIAHATQIDPDGGWFKVPMEIQKEVWPTEEYELAKALVDTSLPEDDLFAGIRDNA encoded by the coding sequence TTGACTGACCAGTTGCGACTGATGGCCGTTCACGCCCACCCCGACGACGAGTCGAGCAAGGGCGCTGCGACCATGGCGAAGTACGTGTCCGAGGGGGTGGACGTGCTGGTCGTGACCTGCACGGGCGGGGAACGCGGCTCCATCCTCAATCCGAAGCTCCAGGGCGACGCGTACATCGAGGAGCACATCCACGAGGTACGCAAGAAGGAGATGGACGAGGCCCGGGAGATCCTGGGCGTCAAGCAGGAATGGCTCGGCTTCGTCGACTCGGGCCTGCCCGAGGGCGACCCGCTGCCGCCGCTGCCGGAGGGCTGCTTCGCCCTGGAGGACGTGGACCACGCGGCCGGTGAACTGGTGCGCAGGATCCGTGCCTTCCGTCCGCAGGTGATCACCACCTACGACGAGAACGGCGGCTACCCGCACCCCGACCACATCATGACCCACAAGATCTCCATGGTGGCGTTCGAGTCGGCCGCGGACACCGAGAAGTACCCGGAGGCGGAGTACGGCCCCGCCTACCAGCCCCAGAAGCTCTACTACAACCAGGGCTTCAACCGCCCGCGCACCGAGGCCCTGCACCAGGCGATGCTCGACCGCGGCCTGGAGTCCCCCTACGGGGACTGGCTCAAGCGCTGGGAGGAGTTCGGCATGAAGCAGCGCACGCTCACCACGCACATCCCCTGCGCCGAGTTCTACGAGATCCGTGACAAGGCGCTGATCGCCCACGCCACGCAGATCGACCCGGACGGCGGCTGGTTCAAGGTGCCCATGGAGATCCAGAAGGAGGTCTGGCCGACGGAGGAGTACGAGCTGGCGAAGGCCCTCGTCGATACCTCCCTCCCCGAGGACGACCTCTTCGCGGGCATCCGCGACAATGCCTGA